The Streptomyces sp. DG1A-41 genomic sequence CACGGCCGGGTCGTTGAAGGGGGCCTTGGTGGTGTTCAGCTGCCAGTTGATCATGGCGCCGGTGGCCGGGAACCAGTAGTGGTTGTGCTTCTTGTCCTTGGCGACGAAGGACTTCTCGATGTCCGGGATGAAGGACTGGGTCCAGTCCACCTCGCCGTTGGTGAAGGCGATGTTGGCGCTGTCGTTGCCGGAGAAGGCGAGCATCTGGATGCCGGCGATCTGCTGCTTGGCGGGCTGCCAGTAGTCGGGGTTCTTGCGCAGCTCGTACGACTGGCTCTGGAATTTCTCGATCTTGGTGTACGGGCCGGTGCCGACCGGGTTCGGGTTGGTGAACTTCGCCGGGTCCTTCACCTTGGACCAGATGTGCTTCGGCAGGATGTAGTGGCCGCTGATCTCGTAGAAGGCGGGCGAGAAGGGCTTGTTGAAGGAGAACTTCACCGTGTGGGCGTCGACCGCGGTGACCTTGTCGAGGTAGTCGAAGCCGCCGAGCACCTTCTTCTGGAGTTCGAAGGTGTAGACGACGTCGTCGGCGGTGAGCGGCTTGCCGTCCGACCACTTGACGCCGTCGCGCAGCGTGAAGGTGAGGGACTTGCCGTCCTTGGCCTGCTCCCACTTGGTGGCCAGCCACGGTGTGTCCTTGGCGTCCGCCATGCTGTGTACGACCAGCGGCTCGTAGACCGCCTGCAGAGTCATGGGGGCGGCCTGCGGGGAGAGCGGGTTGAAGTTGCGCGTGAACGTCGCCAGGTCCTCGCGCGGGATGGTGAGCAGCTGGTTGCCGGAGGTGTCACCGGCGCCGGAGGCGCCCGAGCCACCCGTACAGGCGGACAGGACCAGGGCCGCGGCGGCGGTCGCGGTGACCGCTCTCAGGACGGCTCGGGGCCGCCGTGAAGGCATGCGGGAGGGTGCCATAATGGAGACTCTTTTCCTCTCTTCAACACACAGGGCGAAGACGGGATGGGATTCCTCGGCGGACTGATTAGCGGTCAGACCGACGAGCGTTCGAGCAGCGGGCAGTCGATCGTCACCCGACGGGTGTCGAGCGGCTGCCCCGCTGCGAGAGCGGCGAGCATGTCGACGCCCTTGGTGCCCATGGCCTCGAAGGGCAGAGCGAGCGTCGTCAGCTTCGGCCGCAGATAGGCGGCGATGAGTTCCTGGTTGTCGAACCCCACCACGGCCACGTCGTGCGGGATGCGCAGCCCACGCTCCTTGATCGCGTCGTACGCGCCCATCGCCATCCGGTCGTTTCCGCAGAACAGCGCGGTCGGCCGGTCGCCGGCCGGGCGGTCCAGCAGTTCGCAGGCGGCGTCATAGGCTCCGTCGGCGGTCGCCCAGCCGGGGACGACGAGGGCAGGGTCTGGGGTGATCCCGGCCTCGCGCAGGGCGCGCTCGTATCCCTCGCGCCTGCCGATGGCGGCCGGGATCGCCGGGTCGAGGTTGATGAACCCGATGCGGGTGTGGCCGGCGTCCAGGAGCCGGCGGGTCGCCTTGTATCCGCCCGACACCTCGTCGGGCAGGATGCACGGCAACTCACCTGCCGCGTCGTAGCAGTTGACGAGTACGGTCGGCACCTCGCGGGCGGCCTTCGGCAGGCTGACGGCCCGGTGCCAGGTCGTGGCGTACAGCAGCCCTTCCACGCGGTGCTCCAGCATCTGGTCGAGCGCGGCGGCCTCCTGGGCGGGGTCGCCCTCGCTCGCAGCGATCAGCAGGAACCTCCGGTCACCCCAGGCGCGGCTCTGCGCGCCCGTGATCACCTCCCCCGCGAACGGGCCGGTCACGATCTCGGTGATCAGCCCGAACCACCCGCTGCGGTTCGCGGCCAGCGCCCGCGCCCCGGCGTTGGGCCGGTAGCCGAGCTCGTCGATCGCCTCCAGGATCCGCCGACGGGTCTCTTCGGGGATGGCGGCGCCGGGCTTGTCGTTGAGGACGAAGGAGACGGTGGTCCGCGAGACGCCCGCGTGGCGTGCCACGTCGCTCATGGTCACGCGCTGCGTCTTGTTCGTGGCCACTTCCAGTCCCTTTCGGCCAGCCGGAGGCGAGACAGCGTCTCCGGTTTCGCGCTTTAATAACGCGCGTTACTTCCTTGTGGCAGGGAAGTTACGTCCGTCTTGAGCGGCATGTCAATACCTGTGCAAGGGCTGCATCAGGCCACCGTCCCGGTGCCCTTCGCACCCGCACTCTTTCTGAGAGAGGCAGACAGTCACCATGGCCCGACCCCAGGCCCCCAACAGCGTCACCGTCCTCGGCGAGTGCGTCGCCGACGCCTTCACCGACCCCGCCCGGTCCAGCTCCGATGAACTCGCCCTGCGCGCCCTGCCCGGTGGCGGCCCCGCCAACACCGCCGTCGCCCTCGCCCGGCTCGGCACCCCCACGCGCTTCCTCGGGCGCCTCTCCACGGATGTCTTCGGCACCCTCTTCAGTGCCCGCCTCAGCGACGCCGGCGTCGATCCGACCGGCAGCGTGACCGCCCCCGAGCCCAGCGTCCTCGCAGTCGCAGACCTCGACGAGGCCGGCCAGGCCACGTACACCTTCTACGCCGACAGCGCGGCCGACTGGCAGTGGACCGACGAAGAACTCGCCGCCACCGGGTCGGACGGCGCAGCCTGCCTGCACACCGGCTCCCTGGCACTCATACGCCAACCCGGCGGCACCCGCATCGAGGACCACCTCGCCCAGGCACGCGAGCACGTCACCGTATCCATCGACCCCAACGTCCGGCCCCTGCTCGTATCGCCCTCCGTCTACCGCGAACGGCTTCCGCGCTGGTGTGCCCTCGCCGACATCCTTCGCCTCAGCGAGGACGACCTCGCGCTGCTCCTCCCGGGTGTCAGCCCCGAGGAGGCGTGCGACACCTGGCATGCCGCCGGGGTCCACCTTGTCGTCATCACCCTCGGTAGGCGCGGTGCCCTTGCCTCCCTCGACGGCCTCCGCGTCACCGTCGCGGCCCCGGCCATCGACGTCGTCGACACCGTCGGTGCCGGGGACTCCTTCACCGCGGGCCTGCTCCACCGGCTCGCCGCCCTCGGCCACCTCGGCGGCCGACTCGACGCACTGAGTCTCGAAGACCTGACCGACGCCTGCTCCTTCGCCGCTCGCGTCGCCGCCCTGACCTGCTCGGTTCCCGGCGCGAACCCGCCTCTGGCGGATGCAGTGGGGCTGAAAGCCGGGGTGGACGGGCTCCTATCCCGTGCCTGAACGCGGCATGCCCGTTCCCGCAGCCATGACTGCGGGAACGGGCGCCGAATCCAAACTCCCGGCACCCCGTACGCGCTGTTGCCGCAGCGACGGCCGGCTCGGCGAACTGTCCGAGGCAACGTTTTGCGAGGCCGGTCCACGGGACCAGGGCACGGCCGTGAACTGGGGTGTCCCCACACCTGCTCGCGATTCCTCAGCTGTGGAATGACCTGCCTGGGGCAGGTGCCCGTTTGTCCTCATCCGTCTCGGGCCCTCCGAAGCAGTGCCGCTCCGCCGACCTGATCGGCTGCCGCGTCATGAGTTTTCTCGTCACTCCACAGCGCGGCCGATGAGTTTGTGGCTCCCTGCCAGTCCAAGCTCGTGACACCCCAGGAAAGGACACCGCCATGTCGGAGCTTCTCGTCGACTTCATCACCTCCCTCGACGGCCACGCATCGGGAGAGGGATGGCCCGGATTCTGGGGCCTGGAGGGCCCGGAGTACCTCGCATGGCTCGGCAAGCAGCCCGAGGCCACCTACCTGATGGGAGCGAACACCTACCGCCTGATGTCGGGCTTCGCCGCAGGCGAGGTCCCGAATGGCCAAGACGAATTCAGGCCCGAAGAAGAGGCGTCCGTGGACGAGCTCACGCAAGCGTCCAAGGTGGTGTTCTCCTCCTCACTCGAGGAGCCACTGACGTGGGCCAACTCCACGCTCGTCCGCGACGACGCCGTCGATGCGGTCCGCGCCATGAAGTCGAGTGGCTCGGGGCTCCTCAGCACGATCGGCAGCCTCAGCCTGTGCCGGTCCCTGCTACGAGCCGGACTCGTCGACCGCTTCCGGGTCGTGATGTTCCCGGTGATCACCGGGGCCACGGGCGAAGAACGTATCTACGACGGCTATCCGGACGTTGCCCTCGAGATGATCGAGCACCGCACCTTCGACGGCCGCATCCAGCTGGTCGAGTACAAGCCCCGCGTGCTCGAGCACCCGCCGCTCGGCGTCCCTGCATGACGTCGCCCCATCCGCCGGTCCGGACGGCCGCCAGGCCGGCGTCGGCGGCTTCGGTCTCTGGGCCCTCACACGCGCGCTTCACTCCCCACATTCCCCACACGCTTCAAGACGCAACGAAGTGGAGGGAAGAGCGTCCCTGGCCGATTTCAGAGATCCTCATCATCACGGCCGCTTGGCGAACACGTCGCCGCGCTCGGGGTCGCGCTCGATGACCGGGACGAGGATCTCGTCGACGCGCTTGACCAACGCGTCGTCCAGCGTGACATCCGCCGCCTTGGCGTTCTCGGTGATCTGCTCGGGCCGGGACGCTCCTACGAACGGTGGCGGCCCCAGGCGATTTCACGGCGATCGGCAGACCTCCGCCACGGTCCGGCGGCATGTTGATCACGCGGTGGCGGGGGGCGTCTCACTCGGGCCGGGACCTGGCGTGACCCATCAGCACGCAACTCCGCCCTGATGGGAGTTCCGTGCGGTGTCCAACACGCTCGATCGGCAGTCGGACGCTCGGGCCGTACCCAGCCAGCGGACAGTACCGGCAGGCCGCGCTCAGCCGACTCGGTACGACGGATGGTGGCGGCGTTGCCGGCGCCCTGCCGGCCGCCATGTCAGCACGCGGAAAGCCGGAAGTCCGGCTGAGCTCGGATCGGACTTCCGGCGGCCTGCTGGGGCAGGAAAGGGTGGTGTCGTAGGCGTGGCGACGCCTACGAAGGGGTCACTTCTTCCATATGGAGTTCAGACGCCAGGCCCGCAGATGGCTGAGCGTCGCGGTGCCGTCCTCGGCGAAGGCGTCGACACCGGTGCTCGACGGGTCGGGGAAGATCTGGTCGGTGAGAACGACCTGCCCGCCGTGGCCGTTGTCGGCGTAGACCTCGACGGAGGAGTCGTCGACGAGCACGTGCAGGCGCAGCCGTCCGCCCTTGAGCGCGAGGGGAGCGCGGTGGACTCCGGGGAAGCTGGGATCGAAGTCGACCTGGCCGGAGGCGGTGCGGTCCAGGTAGACCTCTCCGGTGGCGGTGTCGTAGCCGATACGGGTGCGCTGCTTGCCGCCGGTGCGGACGTCCAGGCCGAAGCGGTCGGCGGTGCCCGCGGTGAGGTCGGCCTGGAGTTCCAGAGTGCCGCCGGACACGGTGAGCGGGGTGGTGGCGTCCTTGACTGTGGTGGCCCCGATGTCCTTTCTCTTTTCCCGCAGGCTGCTCAGCTCGCCGACGGGCTGCTAATTGAGCCGGATCCGGCCGTCGACGGTCTTCAGGGCGAGTTGGCGGGGGAAGGTGTCGGCGCTGCGCCAGGGGGAGGTGGGATCGCCTGCGCGTAGTTCCAGTTGTTCATCCAGGCGAGCATGACGCGGCGGCCACCGGGTGCCTCGTTGAAGGTGCTGGCGGCGTAGAAGTCCGCCCTGGAGGCGTCTTCCACGCTCCCCGTTCCGTCCCAGGTGGCGCGGATGTGCGTAGGGCTGTAACGGGTGCCGTGCACCTCGTTGGTCTGTCCGTGCAATTCAGATTCTCCAGTCGTTAATGGCCTACATGGTGAGGCGGAGGGACGCGCCTGAGTTCGGCGGCGTATCCCAAGGGGTGGTTATCAGGTGCTGATCGGAGGGGCTCGAAAGGTTTCCCGCTACGTCGTCTCGACCTTCGGGACAGCACCACATGCTTTGCTGCAAACTCGGAACAGCTGCCAGCTGTGCTGATGAAGGAAAGCAGCGCGTCGACGTGACGACCGGGCGAGAGCGTGGCTAGCAGGCAACGCTGCGTCAGGGGCGCGCGTACACGCTGAGAGGCTCAGACTCGATCGACGAGGCCGTCGGCAGTGCCCGACGAGTCGAGCCACGGATGCATCGAGCCGTGGGCTTCCCCCGGCTGTGTGAGATTTTGTGAGACGTGAGAGGGTCTGGGGCGTGAGTGAGACACCGTCGAACACCCTGCAATACCGCTTTGACGGGCCAGAAGAGGCTCCCGTCCTGATCCTGGGTCCCTCACTGGGTACCACATGGCACATGTGGGACCGCCAGATCCCCGAGCTGATCAAGCAGTGGCGCGTCTTCCGGTTCGACATGCCGGGACACGGCGGCGCGCCCGCATACCCGGCGGGCTCGGTCACCGACCTCACCACTCGGCTGCTGGCCACCCTCGAAGGGCTCGGCGTGCAGCGCTTCGGCTACGCGGGCTGCGCGCTCGGCGGCGCGGTCGGTATCGAGCTGGCCCTGCGCCACCCCGAGCGGCTCGCCTCCCTCGCGCTGATCGCCGCCTCGCCCCGCTTCGGCACGGCCGACGAGTTCCGGCAGAGAGGCGTGATCGTCCGCACGAACGGCCTCGACCCCATCGCCCGTACCGCGCCCGATCGCTGGTTCACCGGCGGGTTCGCCGCCGCGCAGCCCGCGATCACCGAGTGGGCCGTGCAGATGGTGCGCACCACCGACCCCGGCTGCTACATCGCCGCCTGCGAGGCGCTCGCCTCGTTCGACGTCCGGGCCGAGCTGGGGAGGGTCGGTGTGCCGACGCTGGTCCTCGTCGGATCGGACGACCAGGTCACCGGCCCCGCCGAGGCCCGCACCCTGGTCGCCGGCATCCCGGACGCCCGCCTCGCCGTCGTCCCCGGCGCCTCCCACCTGGTGCCGGTGGAGCAGCCCGCGGCCGTCACCGACCTGCTGGTGCGGCACTTCTCCACCGCCTGGCAGCCCGCCCTCGAGACCTCCACCGGCCAGACCGCCCTGCCCGCGGCGGCCGTCAAGCCGGTCCTGTCCGCCGCCCCCGCGCAGCCCCTCCAGACCGGGCCCGTCGCCGAGATCGCCCCGGTCGTACCGCCACAGCCCCAGGGGCGGCCCGACCCCTACGACGCCGGGCTCAAGGTCCGCCGCGAGGTGCTGGGCGACGCGCACGTCGACCGGGCGCTGGCACAGGCCGACGAGTTCTCCGGGGACTTCCAGGAGGTCATCACCCGCTACGCCTGGGGCGAGATCTGGAACCGCCCCGGCCTCGACCGGCGCACCCGCAGCTGCGTCACCCTCACGGCCCTGGTCGCCGGCGGGCACCTGGACGAGCTGGCCTTCCACACCAGAGCCGCCCTGCGCAACGGCCTCACCCCGGCCGAGATCAAGGAGGTGCTGCTCCAGGCGGCCGTCTACTGCGGCGTACCGGCGGCGAACAGCGCGTTCAAGGTGGCCCAGCAGGTCATCCGCGAGGAGACCACGCCCCAGGAGTGAGCCCGCAAAGGAGCGCGGAGGCACGATGGAATCATGAAGCTCACGAAGAAGTCGCATGCCTGCGTCCGCCTCGAGAAGGACGGCCGCACCCTCGTCCTCGACCCCGGCGGGTTCAGCGAGGAGGACGCCGCGCTCGGCGCGGACGCGATCCTCGTCACCCACGAGCACCCCGACCACTTCGACGAGCTCCGGCTGCGGGCCGCGATGGAGAACAACCCGGCCGCCGAGATCTGGACCCTGAAGTCGGTCGCGGAGAAGATCTCGTCCGCCTTCCCGGGGCGCGTCCACACCGTCGGCCACGGCGACACCTTCACCGCCGCCGGTTTCGACGTCCAGGTCCACGGCGAGCTCCACGCGGTGATCCACCCGGACATCCCGCGGATCACCAACGTCGGCTACCTCGTCGACGGCGGCAAGGTCTTCCACCCCGGCGACGCCCTCACCGTCCCCGGCCACCGGGTCGAGACGCTGATGCTCCCGGTGATGGCACCCTGGAGCAAGATCTCGGAGGTCATCGACTACGTCCGCGAGATCAAGCCGCAGCGCGCCTATGACATCCACGACGCCCTCCTCACCGATCTCGCCCGGCCGATCTACGACCGCCAGATCGGGCAGCTCGGTGGCTCGGAGCACCTGCGGCTGACACCGGGAGACTCCGCCGAGGTCTGAGGCTGCAGGGGAGCGGGCCGCGTTGTCGGACCCGCCGGGTAGGTTGTGGGACATGCGCATCGCGACCTGGAACGTGAACTCGATCACCGCCCGCCTGCCGAGGCTCCTGGCCTGGCTGGAGAGCAGCGGCACGGACGTGCTGTGCCTCCAGGAGGCCAAGGTCGCCGAGGACCAGTTCCCGACGGAGCAACTGCGCGAGCTGGGCTACGAGTCGGCGGTCCACGCGACCGGCCGGTGGAACGGCGTGGCGGTGCTGTCCCGCGTCGGCATCGAGGACGTCGTCAAGGGCCTGCCCGGCGACCCCGGCTTCGACGGTTCGGTGGAGCCCCGCGCCATCTCGGCGACGTGCGGCCCGCTCCGCGTCTGGTCGGTCTACGTGCCGAACGGCCGTGAGGTGGACCACCCCCACTACGCCTACAAGCTCCAGTGGATCGAGGCGCTCAAGGCCGCCGTCGCCGGTGACGCGTCCGGCAGCCGCCCCTTCGCGGTGATGGGCGACTACAACGTGGCGCCGACGGACGACGACGTCTTCGACCGTGCCGCCTTCGAGGGCTCCACCCACGTCACCCCGGCCGAGCGCGCCGCCCTGGCCTCCCTGCGCGAGGCGGGCCTGTCCGACGTGGTCCCGCGGCCCCTCAAGTACGAGCACCCGTTCACGTACTGGGACTACCGCCAGCTCTGCTTCCCGAAGAACCGCGGCATGCGCATCGACCTGGTGTACGCCAACCAGCCGTTCACGAAGGCGGTCAAGGACGCGTACGTGGACCGCGAGGAACGCAAGGGCAAGGGCGCGTCGGACCACGCGCCGGTCGTGGTGGACCTCGACGTCTAGGAACCGCCCCGCCTGCGCCCCGCTCCGAAGGACAGGACCTAGTGCTGGATTCCTCATTGGATGTACACATATCGGCGTCGTAGTTGGCGGGTGGGCGGGGCCGGCCGCCCCCAGATCCAGGGGCGGGCTCGGGCGTTGAGCTGGGCGGTGGCCACGGCTGTGGCCTGGGCGATGTCGTCGGGGTTGGCGAAGGACCGTCCGGCCAGGGCGGTCTTGCGGAAGATCCGCCACCAGCCTTCCTGCAGGTTCAGCCAGCACGCGCCGACCGGGATGAACGCGTGGCGGATCCGGGGGTGGTCCTCCAGCCAGGTCCGGGTGGACAGGCTGTTGTGAGAGGACAGGTTGTCGGTGACGATCCAGATCTCACCGGTCGGGTTGGCGTCCTCGACCAGTTGCAGGAACTGCTGGTAGAAGACGCTGTTGCGGGAGGAAGCCGCCATGGTGATCTGCTGGCCGTCCCGTACGCGTAAGGCTCCGTAGACCCAGGTCTTCTCCGGCCCGCGGCTGTAGTCGAGCTCGGACTTGATGCGGTGCCCGTCCGGTGACCAGCCCGGTGCGGGCGCGAAGGTGCGCGGGATCACCGGCCCCAGCTCGTCGGCGCAGATGACCGTCGCGCCGTCGGGCGGCTGGGTGTAGAGGCCGATGATCCGCGTCCTTTTCCCGCGAAGTCCGGGTCCTTCGAACGGGTCCAGGACCGGGTGCGGCGCCAGCGCACACCCTCGGCGATCAGGATCCTGCGCACCTGGGAGCGGCCGACCTCGATGCCCAACTGCCGGGCCTGAGCAGCCAGGGAGTCCAGCGTCCACTCAGCCGGCCCCGACTCGTCGGCCGCCCACAGGTCCCCGCCGGGCTGCACCTCCAGCCTCCCCGGCGGCACCTCTTTGACCAGGGCGATAATCCGGGACCGCTCGGCCTCCGTGATCCGCCGCTTGCGGCCCTGCCCGCCCAGATCCTCCAGTCCCTCCAGCCCGGAGCGGTTGAAGCGGTGCAGCCAACGCCGCACCGTCTTCTGGCCGCAGTCCAGCTCCTCCGCGATCGCCGGAACTCGCAAGCCGGCCCAGCTCAGCTCGACCATCCGCGCCCGCATCACCGCATCTCGCGGCGCCTTGCGGGCCCGCGACAGCCGACGCACCACTGCCCGCTCATCCTCATCACGGCTTGGCCGTGCCCGTAACACCACCGTCCAGCACCCGCCCCCGAGCACCCGAACCACCCCGCCACCAGCACATATACCCACGGAAAGAGGAATCCAGCACTAGAGCAGCCGCAGGTCGACCGAGTCCGCCAGGGCCGCCAGCCCCGCGTCGCCCGGATGCAGATGGTCCCCGCTGTCGTACACGGGCAGGATCCTGGACGGCCGTTGCGGATCACGGACCACCGCGTCGAAGTCGAGCACGCCGTCGAAGGCCTCGCCGTCCCGGATCCACTCGTTCACCGCGACCCGCTCGGCGTCGACGGCGGCCGTGCAGCGGGCCTCGCCCTCGCACGGCAGGATCGTCGCCGCGAGCATCCTCACGCCCCGGGCGTGTCCGCGTGCCGCGAGCTCCCGCAGCCCGGCGATCACCTGCTCCGCCGAGGTGTCCCACCGCAGGTCGTTGATGCCCTCGAAGACGACGGCCGTACGGACCGACGGCTGGGCGAGGACGTCCCGGTCGAACCGGTGCAGGGCGCTCACCCCGGCCGCGTCCGTGGACACCCCGTCGCCGGGGTACCGGTCGGTGACCACCCGGTTGCCCGAGATGCCCTGGTTCAGCACTCCGTAGCGCGGTACCGCGCTCTGCGTCAGCAGGCCGGGCCAGCACGTCCGGCCACCGCCGGTTCGCGTCCACCGTGGACTTGTCGCCGTCGGTGATCGAGTCCCCGAGCAGCACCACGGACCCGGGCCCGCCGCTCACGTCGACGCCGGCGAGCAGCGGCCAGCTGGTGATCACCGAGGTGTACGCGCCCGCGGAGCCGTCCGCGGCGTGGTCGCCCGGCCCGCTGACGTACGACCGCTGCTGCGCGAGCCGGTGCACGGGCGCGGCCGCCACCGTCCCGGGCAGATGGAAGCTCACCAGCAGGTTGGCGTCCGCCGGGACGGCGAAGCCCAGCGGATCGCTGTACGCCTGGGCCCCGGCCGGGATCTCCACGCTCCGCGCACCGCCGAAGGACAGCGGCACCGGCGCCCCGCGCGCCGCCGCGCCCGACTCCTGCGCGGCGACCGTCGCGCTGCCGATCCGTACCGGCGCCGCCGCGAAGGTGTTGTCGAACCGCACCCTCACCCGGGGCCCGCCGGCCGACGTGTGCACCACCAGCCGCAGCGTCCGGTCCGTCCAGGGCCCCACGACGGTGTATCCGCCGGTGGACGTCGTCCAGCTGCCCGTCCAGCCCTGCGTCGCGGTCCGCACCGACACCGCGAACACGTGCAGCCCGGCCGCCTGCGGCAGCCGGACCGAGGCGACCGGGCGGCCCGGCGCCAGCGGCACCGTCACGACGTACAGGCGGGCCCGCTCGGAGCGTTGCCCGCCGGGCGTGTTGATGTGCGGCAGGGCCACCGCCTTCGTGGATAGCGGCCCGGTGCGCCAGTCGGGCGCGGTCAGCCGGTACCCGGAGCGGGTGCCGTTCGCGTACGTGATCACGCCCGGGCCGCCCACCTCGGTGCCGGCGGTGCCCGCCACCAGGAAGGCGAGTGCGTCCCCGCGCCCCGTGACCCGTACGTCCTGGCCGGCCGCGCGGACGTTGTCGGGCTCGCCGGGCTGCCGCCGCGGCCAGGTCAGCCGGGCCCCCTGGACGGTGAGGCCGCGGCCGGGCGTCCAGCCCGCGGCCGTGAGGTCCCGCGCCGACAGGGAGGCACCGGCACCGTCGAAGTCGGCCTGCGCGGGCCGGCCGTCGTCGCTGACGGCGACGTTGTCGAACAGCCGCTCAAGCGGCACCGGCGCGGCCCGCCGCTCCTCGACGGCCTGCGCCGGGACCGCCGGCATCAGGGACCCGCACAGGGCCAGGACGATCAGGATCCCCCGGACACATCGGCGCACGGCCGACTCCTCCCGCTCATCGACACACGACGCAACAGACGAAACGCAGGGACGGGACAGAAGACACGACGAAAGCCGAGGCGCACGACGCACGGTGAAACTAGGGAGACGGCAGGGGCACGTCAACGAGCCATGCGCGAACTCGGCGTGAACTTGTCAGGAATCGGCGAGCCCGCGCGCCTGTGGTGCGTACGGCGGTACGAATGACACGCTGGACGTATGAACATCCCTTTCCTGGGCAACCGGCGCCGGAAGCTCGGGGTTCCCGATCCGGCAGGCATCGCGGAACTCCTTGCCGAGTGTGAACTGCTGCGCTCCCAGGCGTCCCGGGCGGGCGTCCGGCTGGACGACTCGGCGGCCTCGCTGGAGGCGCTGGACCAGCTCGTGCCACGCTGGCGGGACGACGAGGAGACCCTGACCTGGCTCGGCAACGACGCCGGGCTCTACCTGGGCACCGTCATCGTGCGCACCGTGCCGGGAGCGGCCTGGGAGATCCGGTCCGACGGGCAGCCCGTCGTGCGGCTCGCCTCCGGCCGGGAGTTCGACGTCGTGGACTCCGGTCACGAGTGGGCC encodes the following:
- a CDS encoding ABC transporter substrate-binding protein — encoded protein: MPSRRPRAVLRAVTATAAAALVLSACTGGSGASGAGDTSGNQLLTIPREDLATFTRNFNPLSPQAAPMTLQAVYEPLVVHSMADAKDTPWLATKWEQAKDGKSLTFTLRDGVKWSDGKPLTADDVVYTFELQKKVLGGFDYLDKVTAVDAHTVKFSFNKPFSPAFYEISGHYILPKHIWSKVKDPAKFTNPNPVGTGPYTKIEKFQSQSYELRKNPDYWQPAKQQIAGIQMLAFSGNDSANIAFTNGEVDWTQSFIPDIEKSFVAKDKKHNHYWFPATGAMINWQLNTTKAPFNDPAVRKALSMAVDRDQITKVAMNGYAEPADCTGLARTYDKWRDTSLAASCTWTKYDTDAAAKALDAAGYKESGGKRKLKNGKNFTLDISVGSASSDWISVANIIKQDLAKVGITATVKTPDWSAVSSSYNTGTFDTGIVWSNNGATPYEYFRGVMSTKMVQPVGKQATENYHRFGDKKADKLIDAFAAAADEKTQREQMNGLQELYDKDAPVVPLFTGPEWGAYTDARFTGWPTEKNPYATLGNRNGSTILVLTSLKPVKG
- a CDS encoding LacI family DNA-binding transcriptional regulator, which gives rise to MATNKTQRVTMSDVARHAGVSRTTVSFVLNDKPGAAIPEETRRRILEAIDELGYRPNAGARALAANRSGWFGLITEIVTGPFAGEVITGAQSRAWGDRRFLLIAASEGDPAQEAAALDQMLEHRVEGLLYATTWHRAVSLPKAAREVPTVLVNCYDAAGELPCILPDEVSGGYKATRRLLDAGHTRIGFINLDPAIPAAIGRREGYERALREAGITPDPALVVPGWATADGAYDAACELLDRPAGDRPTALFCGNDRMAMGAYDAIKERGLRIPHDVAVVGFDNQELIAAYLRPKLTTLALPFEAMGTKGVDMLAALAAGQPLDTRRVTIDCPLLERSSV
- a CDS encoding carbohydrate kinase — its product is MARPQAPNSVTVLGECVADAFTDPARSSSDELALRALPGGGPANTAVALARLGTPTRFLGRLSTDVFGTLFSARLSDAGVDPTGSVTAPEPSVLAVADLDEAGQATYTFYADSAADWQWTDEELAATGSDGAACLHTGSLALIRQPGGTRIEDHLAQAREHVTVSIDPNVRPLLVSPSVYRERLPRWCALADILRLSEDDLALLLPGVSPEEACDTWHAAGVHLVVITLGRRGALASLDGLRVTVAAPAIDVVDTVGAGDSFTAGLLHRLAALGHLGGRLDALSLEDLTDACSFAARVAALTCSVPGANPPLADAVGLKAGVDGLLSRA
- a CDS encoding dihydrofolate reductase family protein, coding for MSELLVDFITSLDGHASGEGWPGFWGLEGPEYLAWLGKQPEATYLMGANTYRLMSGFAAGEVPNGQDEFRPEEEASVDELTQASKVVFSSSLEEPLTWANSTLVRDDAVDAVRAMKSSGSGLLSTIGSLSLCRSLLRAGLVDRFRVVMFPVITGATGEERIYDGYPDVALEMIEHRTFDGRIQLVEYKPRVLEHPPLGVPA
- a CDS encoding GH32 C-terminal domain-containing protein gives rise to the protein MSSLREKRKDIGATTVKDATTPLTVSGGTLELQADLTAGTADRFGLDVRTGGKQRTRIGYDTATGEVYLDRTASGQVDFDPSFPGVHRAPLALKGGRLRLHVLVDDSSVEVYADNGHGGQVVLTDQIFPDPSSTGVDAFAEDGTATLSHLRAWRLNSIWKK
- the pcaC gene encoding 4-carboxymuconolactone decarboxylase → MSETPSNTLQYRFDGPEEAPVLILGPSLGTTWHMWDRQIPELIKQWRVFRFDMPGHGGAPAYPAGSVTDLTTRLLATLEGLGVQRFGYAGCALGGAVGIELALRHPERLASLALIAASPRFGTADEFRQRGVIVRTNGLDPIARTAPDRWFTGGFAAAQPAITEWAVQMVRTTDPGCYIAACEALASFDVRAELGRVGVPTLVLVGSDDQVTGPAEARTLVAGIPDARLAVVPGASHLVPVEQPAAVTDLLVRHFSTAWQPALETSTGQTALPAAAVKPVLSAAPAQPLQTGPVAEIAPVVPPQPQGRPDPYDAGLKVRREVLGDAHVDRALAQADEFSGDFQEVITRYAWGEIWNRPGLDRRTRSCVTLTALVAGGHLDELAFHTRAALRNGLTPAEIKEVLLQAAVYCGVPAANSAFKVAQQVIREETTPQE
- a CDS encoding MBL fold metallo-hydrolase; this translates as MKLTKKSHACVRLEKDGRTLVLDPGGFSEEDAALGADAILVTHEHPDHFDELRLRAAMENNPAAEIWTLKSVAEKISSAFPGRVHTVGHGDTFTAAGFDVQVHGELHAVIHPDIPRITNVGYLVDGGKVFHPGDALTVPGHRVETLMLPVMAPWSKISEVIDYVREIKPQRAYDIHDALLTDLARPIYDRQIGQLGGSEHLRLTPGDSAEV
- a CDS encoding exodeoxyribonuclease III; the protein is MRIATWNVNSITARLPRLLAWLESSGTDVLCLQEAKVAEDQFPTEQLRELGYESAVHATGRWNGVAVLSRVGIEDVVKGLPGDPGFDGSVEPRAISATCGPLRVWSVYVPNGREVDHPHYAYKLQWIEALKAAVAGDASGSRPFAVMGDYNVAPTDDDVFDRAAFEGSTHVTPAERAALASLREAGLSDVVPRPLKYEHPFTYWDYRQLCFPKNRGMRIDLVYANQPFTKAVKDAYVDREERKGKGASDHAPVVVDLDV
- a CDS encoding IS630 family transposase, translated to MIGLYTQPPDGATVICADELGPVIPRTFAPAPGWSPDGHRIKSELDYSRGPEKTWVYGALRVRDGQQITMAASSRNSVFYQQFLQLVEDANPTGEIWIVTDNLSSHNSLSTRTWLEDHPRIRHAFIPVGACWLNLQEGWWRIFRKTALAGRSFANPDDIAQATAVATAQLNARARPWIWGRPAPPTRQLRRRYVYIQ
- a CDS encoding helix-turn-helix domain-containing protein — encoded protein: MVRRLSRARKAPRDAVMRARMVELSWAGLRVPAIAEELDCGQKTVRRWLHRFNRSGLEGLEDLGGQGRKRRITEAERSRIIALVKEVPPGRLEVQPGGDLWAADESGPAEWTLDSLAAQARQLGIEVGRSQVRRILIAEGVRWRRTRSWTRSKDPDFAGKGRGSSASTPSRPTARRSSAPTSWGR